The following are encoded in a window of Acinonyx jubatus isolate Ajub_Pintada_27869175 chromosome D4, VMU_Ajub_asm_v1.0, whole genome shotgun sequence genomic DNA:
- the LOC106978476 gene encoding alpha-1-acid glycoprotein-like, translated as MALSWALAVLSLLPLLEAQSPECANLTAAPITNATLDQLSGKWFYIASAFRYPEFNESSRTIQAAFFYFDINYTEDKILLREYLTIGNQCVYNSSYLNVQRENGSLSKHEFGKEQAGYLLLTKDPTTFMLAFSPKDEQNMGLSFYTDKPQATQEQMREFHEAIMCMGMQKSEIVYSDEKQDVCGPLEKEHQEEKQKENEGS; from the exons ATGGCGCTGTCCTGGGCCCTTGCTGTCCTGAGCCTCCTTCCTCTGCTggaagcccagagcccagagtgtGCCAACCTCACAGCGGCACCTATCACCAACGCCACCCTGGACCAG CTCTCCGGCAAGTGGTTTTACATCGCCTCGGCCTTCCGCTACCCGGAGTTCAACGAGTCGTCTAGAACGATCCAAGCGGCCTTCTTTTACTTTGACATCAACTACACAGAGGACAAAATACTGCTCAGAGAGTACCTAACCAt AGGGAACCAGTGCGTCTATAACTCCAGCTATCTGAATGTCCAGCGGGAGAATGGGAGTCTGTCTAAACACG AGTTCGGCAAAGAACAAGCTGGCTACCTCCTGCTCACCAAGGATCCCACGACCTTCATGCTTGCCTTCTCCCCGAAAGACGAGCAGAACATGGGGCTGTCCTTCTACA CTGACAAGCCACAAGCGACCCAGGAGCAAATGAGAGAGTTCCACGAAGCCATCATGTGCATGGGCATGCAGAAGTCAGAAATCGTGTACTCCGATGAGAAACAG GATGTGTGTGGGCCATTGGAGAAAGAGCaccaggaagaaaagcagaaggaaaatgagggGTCCTAG